A genomic stretch from Chloroflexota bacterium includes:
- a CDS encoding ABC transporter ATP-binding protein, translated as MPVAEPIIVARDLQKSYGSLRAVDGVSFEVAAGEVFGILGPNGAGKTTTLEMIEGMRSIDGGSATVDGLDVASDPRAVKARIGIQLQSSAFFDELNLTELLVLFGHLYHVTVDPATLLADVELSEKARSQVRTLSGGQKQRFSIAAALVNDPPVLFLDEPTTGLDPQARRHLWGVVKGLRERGHTVILTTHYMEEAEYLCDRVAIMDGGKIVALDSPDALVGSLLGRGFTKERVERLANLEDVFIDLTGHELRED; from the coding sequence ATGCCCGTCGCCGAACCGATCATCGTCGCCCGCGACCTGCAGAAGTCCTATGGCTCCCTGCGCGCGGTTGACGGCGTCAGCTTCGAGGTCGCCGCAGGCGAGGTATTCGGGATACTGGGTCCCAACGGGGCGGGCAAGACGACGACCCTCGAAATGATCGAGGGCATGCGGTCCATCGACGGGGGCAGCGCGACCGTTGACGGGCTGGATGTCGCCTCGGATCCGCGGGCCGTCAAGGCCCGCATCGGTATCCAGCTTCAATCGTCCGCCTTCTTCGACGAGCTGAACCTGACCGAGCTGCTGGTCCTCTTCGGCCACCTGTACCACGTCACCGTCGACCCGGCGACGCTGCTGGCGGACGTCGAGCTGTCCGAGAAGGCGCGTAGCCAGGTCCGAACGCTATCCGGCGGGCAGAAGCAGCGGTTCAGCATCGCGGCGGCGCTCGTGAACGACCCACCGGTCCTGTTCCTGGACGAGCCGACCACCGGACTCGATCCCCAGGCCCGGCGCCACCTGTGGGGGGTCGTCAAGGGGCTGCGCGAGCGCGGCCACACGGTGATCCTCACGACCCACTACATGGAGGAGGCCGAGTACCTGTGCGACCGGGTCGCGATCATGGATGGCGGGAAGATCGTGGCCCTCGATTCGCCGGATGCGCTCGTGGGTTCCCTGCTTGGACGTGGGTTCACCAAGGAGCGGGTGGAGCGGCTGGCGAACCTGGAGGACGTGTTCATCGATCTCACCGGCCACGAGCTCCGCGAGGACTGA
- a CDS encoding amidohydrolase family protein, with the protein MSGPDPSRISRRRLLQLGVLTPAAFLAACAETLVPTLSPTPRPTRSPAARPSPSPSPTPSATPMPILLPGAPVLYRGAALADGRSPTLQRNVSVLVENGVVVWIRPAGGEEDPRGAAVVDAAGATIVPGLVDAHSHLTGAGGVNWIERFNDPPAVLAATGEANAALAWQYGVRWLRDVGSPIVSDPVDGRRRAASLGVRDRLAGRAGFPAIRAAGSWVTRAGSLPGRISAEAANADQLLAVALQQLDDGADLVKLYLEGPDPNATPWSIDETRRVVDAVHARGARVAAHAGRIASIRVAVEAGVDTVEHGFELDAYTARRMRDTGTMLVSTLTVLHSWLSFSATTTVPFFSATGAASRIGDELEAAEASVRNARAAGVAIAAGSDAGGGSARANHIPWEFQSLIAAGLEPVEALAAVTWRGGEALGEPDAGVIREGGPAHFFLVHGDPLADSGAIWRIWRHA; encoded by the coding sequence ATGAGCGGTCCCGATCCGTCCCGCATCTCGCGCCGCCGCCTGCTCCAGCTGGGGGTGCTCACCCCGGCCGCGTTTCTGGCGGCCTGTGCCGAGACGCTGGTCCCCACCCTGAGCCCAACCCCACGTCCGACGCGTTCGCCCGCGGCGCGGCCGAGTCCCAGCCCCAGCCCCACGCCGTCAGCCACGCCCATGCCTATCCTTTTGCCCGGTGCGCCGGTCCTGTATCGCGGCGCCGCTCTCGCCGACGGCCGCTCGCCCACGCTCCAGCGGAACGTCAGCGTCCTGGTGGAGAACGGCGTCGTGGTGTGGATCCGTCCCGCGGGGGGCGAGGAGGATCCCCGGGGAGCCGCGGTCGTTGACGCCGCCGGCGCCACCATCGTGCCGGGCCTGGTCGATGCACACTCCCATCTCACCGGCGCCGGCGGCGTCAACTGGATTGAGCGCTTCAACGACCCACCCGCCGTCCTGGCCGCGACCGGGGAAGCGAACGCGGCCCTGGCCTGGCAGTACGGCGTGCGCTGGCTGCGTGACGTGGGCAGCCCCATCGTCAGCGACCCGGTCGACGGTCGCCGGCGGGCCGCATCCCTTGGCGTGCGGGACCGCCTCGCGGGACGTGCCGGCTTCCCGGCCATCCGGGCTGCCGGCAGCTGGGTCACCCGCGCCGGCTCACTGCCCGGACGGATCAGCGCCGAGGCCGCCAACGCCGATCAGCTGCTGGCCGTGGCCCTCCAGCAGCTGGACGACGGCGCGGACCTCGTGAAGCTGTACCTGGAGGGCCCAGATCCCAACGCGACACCGTGGTCCATCGACGAAACCCGTCGCGTGGTTGATGCGGTGCACGCCCGCGGTGCCCGCGTGGCGGCTCATGCCGGGCGTATCGCGAGCATCCGGGTCGCAGTTGAGGCCGGTGTCGACACTGTGGAACATGGTTTCGAGCTCGACGCCTACACCGCGCGCCGGATGCGGGACACCGGCACGATGCTCGTCTCGACCCTGACCGTTCTTCACTCGTGGCTGAGCTTTTCGGCCACCACCACCGTCCCGTTCTTCTCCGCGACCGGCGCCGCGAGCCGGATCGGCGACGAGTTGGAGGCGGCCGAAGCGAGCGTCCGGAACGCGCGCGCGGCCGGAGTAGCCATCGCGGCCGGCTCCGACGCTGGCGGGGGATCGGCGCGCGCGAACCACATCCCGTGGGAGTTTCAGTCGCTCATCGCGGCCGGCCTCGAGCCGGTGGAGGCCCTGGCCGCGGTCACCTGGCGCGGCGGGGAGGCCCTGGGGGAGCCGGACGCGGGCGTCATTCGCGAGGGCGGCCCGGCGCACTTCTTCCTGGTCCACGGCGACCCGCTGGCCGATAGCGGAGCCATCTGGCGCATCTGGCGCCACGCCTGA
- the glgA gene encoding glycogen synthase, which produces MRVVVLTNEFPPNVYGGAGVHVTELTNALRGKIELDIRTFGEQHQDEPGWRVRGYPATLDAGNAPDPLRPVLAAFSRNLAMAADPPTADLVHCHTWYTHLGGLMIAQAYGMPLVVTVHSLEPLRPWKREQLGGGYDVSAWVERQALEQADAVIAVSAAARTDVLEHFATDPARVQVVHNGIDTVAFAPDTGRDAMARFGIDPATTYVLFVGRITRQKGITTLIQAIPHLDSRIGVVLAAGQPDTPELAAEVEQGVAAARAASPHRPIHWIPEHLDRPTVRQLYSHAAVFACPSVYEPFGITNLEAMACGVPVVATRVGGIPEVVVHGRTGLLVEPPDDPMGPGGVDRVAHDLAAAINALVADPARRAAMGEAGRLRAVEQFSWASVASRTVEVYEAVVG; this is translated from the coding sequence GTGCGTGTCGTGGTCCTGACCAACGAGTTCCCGCCCAACGTGTACGGCGGTGCCGGGGTCCATGTCACGGAGCTGACGAATGCGCTTCGGGGCAAGATCGAGCTCGACATCCGCACCTTCGGGGAGCAGCACCAGGACGAGCCGGGCTGGCGGGTTCGCGGCTATCCCGCCACCCTGGACGCCGGAAACGCGCCAGATCCCTTGCGCCCGGTGCTGGCCGCCTTCAGCCGAAATCTGGCCATGGCGGCCGACCCGCCGACGGCCGACCTGGTCCACTGCCACACCTGGTACACCCACCTGGGAGGGCTGATGATCGCCCAGGCCTACGGCATGCCATTGGTCGTGACCGTCCACTCCCTCGAGCCCCTGCGACCCTGGAAGCGCGAGCAGCTGGGCGGCGGCTACGACGTCTCGGCCTGGGTGGAGCGGCAGGCCCTGGAGCAGGCGGATGCCGTCATCGCGGTCAGCGCCGCGGCCCGCACCGACGTGTTGGAGCACTTCGCCACCGACCCCGCCCGGGTCCAGGTCGTCCACAACGGAATCGACACCGTCGCGTTCGCACCCGACACCGGGCGCGATGCGATGGCCCGTTTCGGCATCGACCCTGCGACCACGTACGTCCTGTTCGTGGGCCGCATCACGCGCCAGAAAGGCATCACCACCCTGATCCAAGCCATTCCGCATCTGGATTCGCGGATCGGCGTGGTGCTGGCCGCCGGCCAGCCCGACACCCCGGAGCTGGCGGCCGAGGTGGAGCAGGGCGTCGCCGCTGCACGGGCCGCATCCCCCCACCGGCCGATCCATTGGATCCCCGAGCACCTGGACCGACCCACCGTCCGTCAGCTGTACAGCCACGCCGCGGTGTTCGCCTGCCCATCGGTCTACGAGCCGTTCGGGATCACCAACCTGGAGGCCATGGCATGCGGCGTGCCGGTGGTGGCCACCCGGGTGGGCGGCATTCCCGAGGTGGTCGTCCACGGGCGAACCGGTCTCCTGGTCGAACCCCCGGATGACCCGATGGGGCCTGGCGGCGTGGACCGCGTGGCGCATGATCTTGCCGCGGCCATCAACGCGCTCGTCGCCGATCCGGCGCGGCGCGCCGCCATGGGCGAGGCGGGGCGTCTGCGCGCGGTCGAGCAGTTCAGCTGGGCCTCGGTGGCCAGCAGGACCGTGGAGGTCTACGAGGCCGTCGTCGGATGA
- a CDS encoding heavy metal translocating P-type ATPase → MTTAPADTQTATDTRAELSLPVEGMTCASCVNRIERFLNRADGVTSATVNLASEEAMVRYDPARIDRAGIIGAIEAAGYDVRPQSTPTAGTTIPETELDAVEMARAAERRGLLRDGVAATIIGLAMMAVTLWPGGAPLPMDRLNLVLLVPATFVQLVLGRRFVARALRGLPHGELTMDTLVVMGTGAAYSYSVAITLFPDAVMAAGLPLDTFYETAAIIIGFVLIGRWLEARAKGQAAGAVRALLRRRPETARVIRDGAETEVQLAEVRVGDPVRVRPGERIPVDGVVVEGASAVDESMLTGEPLPVEKAPGDRVTGATLNAHGSFVLRADRVGADTTLAQIARLVEQAQGSKAPIQRLVDQVVAWFVPAVALVAVLTFVAWMALGPEPRLPLALSSAIGVLIIACPCAMGLATPTALMVSAGKGAEAGILVRDGAALERAAGISAVVFDKTGTLTRGRPKVTGVFPLGTDARALLLVAGAAERGSEHPLASAIVRRAGEEGVVADSATVTEFAAVPGGGVRATVEGRAVLIGSARLLSDAGVVAPPASSLDDAERAAAAAGQTAVWVAVDGELRGLLTIADRIKPEAPVAVAQLRAAGLEPWLLTGDRAPAARAIGAAVGIDPDRIVAEVQPGEKAARIETLQATGRRVAMVGDGINDAPALAQADLGVAIGTGADVAVEASDVTLVGDDLRAVPASIGLARATMRIIRQNLVWAFGYNVLLIPVAAGILYPFTGWTLNPALAAGAMALSSVSVVTNSLRLRGFRPRDAERTTDVTDLTDRNDLTDSED, encoded by the coding sequence ATGACGACCGCGCCCGCCGACACCCAAACCGCCACCGACACCAGAGCCGAGCTCAGCCTCCCGGTGGAGGGCATGACGTGCGCGAGCTGCGTGAACCGCATCGAGCGGTTCCTCAATCGGGCGGACGGCGTCACCTCGGCGACCGTCAACCTGGCCAGCGAAGAGGCCATGGTCCGGTACGACCCGGCCCGGATCGATCGGGCCGGGATCATCGGGGCGATCGAGGCGGCCGGCTACGACGTCCGGCCCCAGTCCACGCCGACGGCAGGCACGACGATCCCCGAGACGGAGCTCGACGCGGTGGAGATGGCCCGGGCCGCGGAGCGGCGCGGGCTGCTGCGTGACGGGGTGGCGGCCACCATCATCGGTCTGGCCATGATGGCGGTGACCCTGTGGCCAGGCGGAGCGCCGCTGCCCATGGATCGGCTCAACCTGGTCCTGCTGGTGCCGGCCACCTTCGTCCAGCTCGTCCTGGGCCGGCGCTTCGTGGCCCGTGCGCTCCGCGGGCTGCCCCACGGGGAGCTGACCATGGACACCCTGGTCGTCATGGGCACCGGGGCGGCGTACTCCTACTCCGTGGCTATCACTCTCTTCCCGGACGCGGTCATGGCGGCCGGCCTGCCGCTCGACACGTTCTACGAGACCGCGGCCATCATCATCGGCTTCGTGCTCATCGGACGTTGGCTGGAGGCCCGGGCCAAGGGCCAGGCCGCGGGCGCCGTGCGAGCCTTGCTGCGCCGCCGACCGGAGACGGCGCGGGTCATCCGGGACGGCGCCGAAACGGAGGTGCAACTCGCCGAGGTGCGGGTGGGCGACCCGGTGCGGGTCCGCCCGGGTGAGCGAATCCCGGTCGATGGCGTAGTGGTCGAGGGAGCCAGCGCGGTGGACGAGTCGATGCTGACCGGGGAGCCGCTGCCCGTGGAGAAGGCGCCGGGAGACCGCGTGACCGGGGCCACCCTCAACGCGCACGGCAGCTTCGTCCTGCGCGCCGACCGGGTAGGCGCCGACACGACCCTGGCCCAGATCGCGCGCCTGGTGGAGCAGGCCCAGGGATCGAAGGCGCCGATCCAGCGCCTCGTCGATCAGGTGGTGGCGTGGTTCGTCCCGGCCGTGGCGCTCGTCGCGGTCCTGACGTTCGTCGCCTGGATGGCGCTCGGCCCCGAGCCGCGCTTGCCGCTGGCGCTGTCCAGCGCGATCGGAGTCTTGATCATCGCCTGCCCGTGCGCGATGGGCCTGGCCACCCCGACCGCCCTGATGGTGAGCGCCGGCAAGGGGGCCGAGGCCGGCATCCTGGTCCGCGACGGGGCCGCGCTCGAGCGAGCGGCGGGCATCTCGGCGGTCGTCTTCGACAAGACGGGGACCCTCACCCGGGGGCGACCGAAGGTGACCGGCGTGTTCCCATTAGGGACCGATGCTCGGGCGCTGCTGCTCGTGGCCGGGGCCGCGGAACGGGGAAGCGAGCATCCGCTGGCCTCGGCCATCGTCCGCCGTGCGGGAGAGGAAGGCGTGGTGGCGGACTCCGCCACGGTGACCGAGTTCGCCGCCGTACCGGGAGGTGGGGTGCGCGCCACGGTGGAGGGTCGCGCGGTCCTCATCGGCAGCGCGCGACTGCTTTCCGACGCGGGGGTCGTCGCCCCCCCGGCGTCGTCCCTGGACGACGCGGAACGCGCCGCCGCGGCCGCCGGCCAGACCGCGGTCTGGGTCGCCGTCGACGGGGAGCTCCGGGGTCTGTTGACCATCGCCGACCGCATCAAGCCCGAGGCCCCGGTCGCGGTGGCGCAGCTGCGTGCGGCTGGCCTCGAGCCGTGGCTGCTGACCGGTGATCGTGCGCCAGCGGCGCGCGCGATTGGCGCCGCGGTGGGGATCGACCCGGATCGGATCGTGGCCGAGGTCCAGCCGGGCGAGAAGGCGGCCAGGATCGAGACGCTCCAGGCGACCGGGCGTCGGGTGGCGATGGTCGGCGACGGCATCAACGACGCGCCGGCGCTGGCCCAGGCCGACCTCGGGGTCGCCATCGGCACCGGGGCCGACGTGGCGGTCGAAGCCAGCGACGTGACCCTGGTCGGGGACGACCTGCGGGCGGTGCCGGCCAGCATCGGCCTGGCCCGGGCGACGATGCGGATCATTCGCCAGAACCTCGTATGGGCGTTCGGCTACAACGTGCTGCTCATCCCGGTCGCAGCCGGCATCCTGTACCCGTTCACGGGCTGGACCCTGAACCCCGCCCTGGCGGCGGGTGCGATGGCCCTGTCCAGCGTGAGCGTGGTGACCAACTCACTCCGGCTGCGAGGATTCCGGCCCCGCGACGCTGAACGCACGACCGACGTGACCGATCTGACTGATCGGAACGATCTGACCGACTCGGAGGACTGA
- a CDS encoding YHS domain-containing protein, translating to METRIGTLPHDPVCGMSVEPAQAEAKGLVAEHVGVTYYFCGRGCLLDFRDDPGHYLDPNYLPSM from the coding sequence ATGGAAACCAGGATAGGTACCCTGCCTCACGACCCGGTGTGCGGGATGTCCGTGGAGCCAGCCCAGGCCGAGGCCAAGGGCCTGGTGGCCGAGCACGTGGGGGTCACGTACTACTTCTGCGGGCGCGGCTGCCTGCTCGACTTCCGCGACGACCCGGGCCACTACCTCGACCCCAACTACCTCCCAAGCATGTAG